The DNA segment AGAGATCCGGAGTCCAAGGGCATCGTGGAGCGACGCAACGGCTGGTTCGAGACCTCATTCATGCCCGGCCGTTCCTTCATCTCCCCGGCGGACTTCAACACTCAGTTCTCCGACTGGCTCACTCGCGCGAACTCGCGGGTGGTGCGCACGATCAAGGCGCGCCCGATCGAGAGGATCGATGCTGATCGTGCCGCGATGCTGCCCCTGCCGCCAATCCCGTTGCATTTGGGGTGGCGCTCCAGGATCCGGTTGGGACGCGACTACTACGTTCGGTTGGACACCAACGACTACTCCGTCGATCCGAGCGTGATCGGTCAACTCGTCGATGTCACCGCGGACCTGCACCGCGTCCGGGTTCGCGCCGCGGGACGCTTGGTCGCCGATCACCCCCGAGCGTGGGCGCGGGGGATGACGATCACCGATCCGGTCCACGTTGAGCGTGCGGCACGCTTGCGTCAACAGTTTCAGGAGCCACGCCCGGTTCGCGTTGCTGATGATCTGGCCCGCGACCTTGGCGACTACGACCGCGCATTCGGCCTGACCGGTGAGGTCAGCTGATGGCAACCTCGAAGACGTCCTCGGAGTCGGTGAAGCAGATCACCTATCTCGCCGCCGCGCTCAAAGCGCCCCGGATCGTGGAGGCCGCCACGCGCCTGGCTGACCAAGCCCGAGATGCCAGCTGGACGCACGAGGACTACCTCGCCGCCGTGCTGGAGCGCGAGGTGTCCGCTCGGAACGCCTCCGGAGCAGAGCTGAGGATCAAAGCCGCAGCCTTGCCGACCCGCAAGACGTTGGAAGACTTCGACTGGGACGCTCAACCGGCAACACGTCAGCAGATCGCAGCACTGGCCTCGGGGGCCTTCCTCACCGAGGCTCGCAACGTGGTGCTGTTGGGCCCGCCCGGCACCGGCAAAACGCACCTCGCGACAGCGCTCGGGATCGTCGCGGCCCGCGCCGGGCATCGCGTGCTCTTCGCGACAGCGACGGACTGGGTCACCCGCCTCACCGACGCCCACCGGCAAGGTCGCCTCCCGCAAGAGCTCGCGCGGTTGCGGCGTTACGGGCTGATCATCGTCGATGAGGTCGGCTACCTCCCCATCGAGCAAGACGCCGCGAACCTGTTCTTCCAACTCGTCTCTTCCCGCTACGAACACGCCTCGCTCATCTTGACCAGCAACCTGCCGTTCTCCAGCTGGGGCAACGTCTTCGGCGACCAAGCCGTCGCCGCGGCGATGATCGACCGCATCGTGCACCACGCCGACGTGCTCACCCTCAAGGGCGCCAGCTACCGACTGCGCGGCCGAGGCATCGACAGTCTCCCCAGCAGTCGCACCACGACCGACAACACCGCTGGCTAGACTGCCCGCAACCGTTCACTTTTCCAGCGTCGGAACCGTCCAGAACTCAAGCGTCGTCGACACAGCCGCCCTTACGACGACGCTAGCCACGGTCGCGCTTGTCGTAGGGCTGGGGGCAACCCCAGCGTATGCGGCGAAAGTGTTCATCAACGCGTACTACTGCTTGAGCGGCGTGGGCCACACCTCTGCCAGCTCGAACTTGGTCACGAACCACGTCAAGCAGCAGTACGCCACTAGCGCGAACCAAGTTCGCACCTACTGGATCCTGCTGCTTCCCGAGACAAAGGTCACGAGGTGGACAAACAACAGCTCCGCAGTCAGCGCTTACGTGGACAACGGACCTGGAGCGGTCTCGAACGCACGCTGGTTTTGCGGTTGATCGGCTGTCCACGCAATGTAAGTTGTGCGATGCGCAGAACCATCTGCAGCTGCGCTTCGAGCGAAATCTAGGCGCGTCACAACGGCTCCAAGTCGATACTCCGAACGAAAGCCCGGCCAGAGTTCCGCGGCAATAAACGCAAATTCCAGCCGCGGAACTTTGGGTTGTGGGGGATATGTTCGTCCGCCCGTTGCCTCTCCCAGTGGCTGGCCACTCGGGCCAACTATACGAGGGAACCAACGGTTCACTTCCCTGGTGAACTATCGCTTCGACACTCGTTCTAATCGGTCTGCTCCGCAACCTGTCGAGTGACAGTGGCCGCTCAAACTCCAGGCTATAGAGAGTTTCCCGATCCGCGCGCAGTACGCCATCGACCCGGGCTACTAGGGCGTGTCTCCTAACCTTTTGGTTTGATCGGCGGCAGGGTTGAGGGATGTCGCGCACTCGTCTTCTCTCTGATTCTTCTTGGTCTCGTTTGGAGCCGTTGATGCCGACGGCCTCGGCGAAGGGCGGTCGACCTTTTCAGGATCATCGGCGGGTGGTCGAGGCGATCATCTGGCGGTTCCGGACGGGCTCGCCGTGGCGTGACCTGCCGGCGGAGTTTGGTCCGTGGCAGACGGCGTGGAAGCGACACAGGCGCTATTCCGGCGACGGCACGTGGGACAAAATCCACGCCGAGCTGCTGAGCGAAGCGGACTCCGTGGGCAAGATCGACTGGTCGGTCAGTGTGGACTCGACGGTCAACCGGGCTCATCAGCACTCGACGAATCTCACCCGGGACACAGGGGGACCTGTCGAATTACAGGAATCTGCGCAGGGAGCCTGCTGATCATGGAATTGGCCGGTCACGTGGAGGTTTGAGCAGCAAGCTCCACCAGTTGGTCGACGGCCACGGGCTGCCGCTTGTGGTGCTCGTCGGGCCTGGACAGGCCGGCGATGCGCCGATGTTCCCGGTCTTGATGGCGCATCTCCACGTCGCCCGTCGCGGTCCGGGTCGACCGCGGTCCCGCCCCGATCGAGTGCGCGCCGACAAGGCCTATTCCTCGCGGGCGATCCGGCACCACCTGCGCAGCCGGGGCATCGTCGCCGTCATCCCGGAGCCCGCCGACCAGCGCGGCCACCGCAGCCGACGCGGTTCGCACGGCGGCCGACCGGTGAGCTATGACGTCATCGACTACCGCCACCGCAACGTCGTCGAACGCGGATTCAGTGACACCAAGCAGTGGCGCGGACTCGCCACCCGCTACGACAAACTCGCCCTCACCTACCGCGGTGGAGCCGTCCTGCGTGCCATCACACTCTGGCTGAAGCAGTTAGGAGACACGCCCAGGCCCTCCCACGCAGAGTCAGCTTAAGTTGCGCCACTTGTAGTACACGGTCGAGTTGATTCGCTGTCCCGAAGATGCGGAACTCCGGATCGGCGAACCATCGTCACTCGCGGTCTGCGCGCAGGACTACCCAGCAGAGAGAGGTTGCCCCCCTGCACCGAGTTGGCTATAGAGAGCCCGTTGAACGAAGAGTTCTATGAACTTGTGGACCAGTGCCCACAGAGGCCTTCAGAAGCGGGGCATCACCCGACCCTCTATCACGATCAAGTCATGGGCTACGACCCGCGCAGACCTGGCGCGGCTTGAGGACACACTCGATTCAGTCGAGTCCACTCATCCTGACCAGGGTTCTCCAACACGGCCAAGTAGGGCGTCCACGAGTCGACCGTCAACAACGAATCCTTGAAGGCTTGGCGAGAAGGGGGCTCGGTCACCTCGATGCCCTCCCGCTCTAGGCACGGATTGAGGACGTTGACGAAGTAGTCGTAGACGTAGTCCAACTCTGCGTCGGTCAGGGGTTGCGTCAAGGACGGGTCGACCGGGTACTTGGCGTCGCAGACGTAGGCAGCGATGGCCATGGAGAGCTCCTGGCCCACCACGCCTTGACTCTCGTATCCGCCTTGGCCGTCGTTGCTGACCTTTGCGTCGACCCCTTGCTCGACCAAACACGCGACGATCACCTCGGCCCATTCCGATTGATCGATGAACCGCACAAGGTCAACGTCGGGGCGCTCAGCGTCGGGAAACGCCGATTCAACTCGCTGCCACGATTGGTCGAGAAACTCGGCGTACGCCGCATCCATTTCCTGCTCAGACAGCTGCGGAGGGGGCGGCGGGCCAGGTTCGGCTCCAGTGCACCCGCCGACACCGACAATGACGGCGACTGCAACGGTGAGCGAAGCCATCGCGCGAGTGGACCGGTTCGTCATGAGGGCATCGTACCTGCGCAAAGTGGCCTTCATGATCAAATGTCACGATACGGCCACCGCGTAAGGGAAAGTCGCCGCCTACCGCGTTCAACGCTGCCGCTTTCAGCACTCTGATCAGCGGACTGGAGATGCGACCGGCATCCCGAGCGCCGACGCCGCGGCCAGCAGGCGGTCGTCGTAGGCAACAAACGCGGTCAACTCGTCGCGCAGCTCCAGTGCGCTGGCGAGGTGAATGGCGTCGAGACTGCGCAGTGACGGCGGCGAGAGCCGCGCTGCCGTGTCGAGCACCGGGGTGTCGATGACCAGCAGGTTGCCCTGCGCGAGCAGGTCGAGCGCCCGTGGCACGACGGAGGGGTCGACGCGAAGGAGTGCCCGCACCAGCTCGGTCCGCACCAGTGCGCTGGAAGCCCAGTCGTGGTCACTCAGGTACGCCCGAAGTGCGAACGACTCCTTCTCGTCGATCAGAAGCTTCACCGCGGCAGACGTATCGAGATACAGCACCTAGAGCCGCTCTTCGCGTTGTTCATCGAGAAGGTCAGCGATCGACGGCCCGCCGTACTCCGGGTTGATCGGGGTGGGAGGATTCGCGGCGAGCCACGCGGCGGAGCCCCCGCGCCCCGGCGTCATGCGCCTTTCGTCAATCAGTTCTTGCACTCGTGACTTCTTCACCATCGGCACGGGCCCGATGATCGCCACCGGCACCCCGCGCTCAGTCACCTCGATCGACTCGCCTTGCTTCACGCGGTCAAGGTACGTGCTCGCGTTCTGCCGCAGCTCGCGCACCCCGATCCGCTCCATGTGCTACACGGTAGCACTTGTCGGTGGAGGGGGACCGTGAGTGCGTAAGGTCAGCCGAACACGCGACGCCCGGCAACCCAGGTGCCGACGTTTCGCGTCGCGTGGATGCTCGCCACGGTCCCCGCGAACGGGTCGCGGTCCGTCGCGGCCAGGTCGGCGACCGCGCCAACCTCGATGATGCCCGTGACCTCGGCGTCGCCCGGCCCTCGCCCGTTGATGAACGCTGAGCCCGCGGTGTAGGCGTCGAGGGCCTCGGCGAGAGTCAGCGCCTCGTGCGCGAGCAGGGTCTCGGGGTCGTGCTCGGGGTCGTCGGCGGGCAGCGTGCGGTTCACCGCGACGTGGATGGCCTGCCAGGGGTCGGGAGTCGAGACGGGCCAGTCGCTGCCGGCGCACAGGCGCGGGCGAGCATCCACCCCGACCGGGCGACCGTCCTGCCGAATGACGGAGTCCTGCCTCCCTCGCGCCGTGAACTCGACCTCGACCCCGAGATTCTCCGTCATTTGGTCGAGACGCGAAGGGGCCGAGGCCCGCAGGATGCTCGCGAAGGGGTACTGCGTCGCCGCGCGCTCGGCGCCGACGAGCGGCACCGTGAGCTCGCGCATCTGGGGCTCGTTGCAGGCCCAGAGCGCCTGCATGTTGGCGGTGACGCCGAGCTCGGCGAAGCGCGCCACGTCGTCGGGGTGCACGAACTGCAGGTGGGCGAGGTGGTGGCGGCGGGCATCCGTCGGCGCCCGAGTCGCCCAGTCGTTCGCGGACGCGGCCGCCGCGAACGCGTCGAGCGCGTCGCGCACCGCGCGGTCGCCGATCACGTGCACGTGGGCGCTGAAGCCGGCGGCGTCGAGCGCCATGATCGCGTCGACGAGCGCCTGCCCGCCGACGAACGCAATGCCGGTCGGATGCTCGCTCTCGCCCGCCGCCCCGAGGTACGGCTCGAGCATCGCCGCCGTGCCGTTCTCGACGACCCCGTCGGCCATGATCTTCACGGCACTGAGCCTGAAGCGGGAGGCGGGCCCCAGCTCGGCCGAGTGCGCCTCGCGGCGTGCGACGAGCTCGGGCACCTGCTCGACTCCGCGAGCGCGATCCCACCACAGGGCGCCGACGACGTCGACCGTCAAGCGCCCCGCGGCGAGGGCGCGGCGGTACACCAACGCGGTGTCCGAAGCACCGAAGTAGTCGCCGACGATCGCGTCCTGCCACGCCGTGATGCCGAACGAGTGCGCGTAGCGCTGCGCCTCGAGCAGGGCGGCGTACTCGTCGTCGGGCGTCGCGGCCGGGGCGACCGCGGCGACGAGCCCGGCGGCGCCCTCGTGCAGCGTGCCCTGCGGGCTGCCGTCGGGCAACCGCTCGATGCGACCGTCGGCCGGGTCCGGCGTGTCGGCGGCGATACCCGCGAGCGCGAGTGCGGCCGAGTTGGCCCAGGCGCCGTGGTGGTCGCGGTTGTAGAGGAAGACCGGTCGGATGGGCTCGATCGCGTCGAGCTCGGCAGCACTCGGCGTGCCGCCGGCGAAGGCGCTCATCGCCCAGCCGCCGCCGGTGATCCAGGCGCGCGAGGCGTCGCAGCCTCGGGGCGGGTTCAGCTGCGCAAAGTCCGCGATGAGCCGCGCGTAGTCCTCGGCCGACGAGCCCTCGCTGAGATCGCAGCCGAGCCGCTCGAGGCCGCCCTGGATGGGGTGGATGTGCGCGTCGACGAAACCCGCGTGCAGCATCCCGCCCGCCAGATCGACCACCTCGGTGGCAGGGCCGCGCCACGCGCTCAGGTCGGCGTCCACCGCCGCGATGCGGCCGTCGACGACCGCGACCTGCACGGCCGACGGAACAGCACCGCGGCCCGGCCCCGCGTAGACGACTCCTCCGAGGAAGAGCAGATCTGCGTGAGGCACGGGCCGCGGACTGGGGGGTGGGAAAGGGCGCGAGCGCCGGGGCTAGGCCGAGGTCTTGGCGTTGACCTCGTACGAGGTGTTCGTCGACTCGAAGAAGTTGACGAGCTGCAGGGTGTCGTTCGCCGTCGCCATCCACTTCGCCGGGTTCGACACGTTGTACTCGGGCTCGAAACCGAGCTCTTCGAGGCGACGGTCGGCCAGGTACTTGACGTACTGGTTGATGTAGTTGGCGTTGAGGCCCAAGATGCCGTTGGGCAGGAGGTCGTGGTTGTACGCCTCCTCCATCTCGACGGCGTCGAGGATCATCTGGCGGATCTCGGCGGCGAACTCCGGCGTCTGCAGGTCGGGGTTCTCCTCCAGCACCGTGAGGATGAGGTTGATGCCGAACTTGAGGTGCAGGCTCTCGTCGCGCACGATCCAGTCGACGAGCGAACCGAAGTTGCGCAGCAGGTTGCGCTGACGGAACGACAGCGCGACCATGAAGCCCGAGTAGAACCAGATGCCCTCGAGGATGACGTTGTAGGCGACGAGGTTGCGGATGAAGTCCTGCTTGCCCTCGGTCGTCGTGATGTCGAGCGTGTCCTCCGTCATGCGGCGGATGAACGTGACCTCGAACTCCTCCTTGCGCGCCATCGACGGCACGTCGATGTGGCTGTCGTAGGCCGCGGCGCGGTCGATCGGGAAGGTCTCGAGCACGTACTCGAAGCTCATGCAGTGGTTCGCCTCCTCCCACATCTGCTTCGCGAGGTAGAGGTGCGCCTCGGGAGCCTTGACGTAGGGGTAGACGCCGAACGCGAGCGCCTTGTTGACGAGCAGCTCGTTCGGGTTGAAGTACGACATGAGGAACGTGATCGCGTGGCGCTCCTCATCGGTCATCTTCTTGAAGTCGGCGATGTCCTCGCCGAGCTGCACCTCGTTGGGGAACCAGGTGTTCGCAACCGCCTGGTCGTAGAGGTCCATAGCCCACTTGTAGGTGACCGGCTTGAGCAGCAGGCCTTCCTGGATTCCGGTTCCGAGGATTCCCATGATGTGTTCGCGTCTTTCTGCTTCTGGAGCGGATTGATAGGTGTGTGGGGTGGATGGTGCGACGAGCCGCCTACTGGCAGCTCTCGCACTGCAGCTCGTCCATCGGGTCGATCGGAACCTGGTAGCCGAGAAGCTCTGTGGTGGTGAGGGTGCTGGACGGGGTGGAGTCGGACATCACTCGCCCGCCTTCACCGCGCCGCCGAAGCCGAAGCCCTTGCGCGCGGGCGCCGCAGCAGGCTCGGCAGCGGCATCGCCCGCCGACGCGCCGGCGGCAGCGCCGAAGCCCTTCTTGGGCGCACCCGTGCCGGCGATGGCCTCGGCCTTGTTGACCTTGACCGTCGACTGCTCGGCGGTGTGGCGCGGCTTCATGTGCAGGTAGTAGGTCGTCTTCACGCCCTTCTTCCACGCGGCCGTGTAGATGTCGACCATGTCGTCGACGTCGCGGGTCTCGAGGTACATGTTGCGGCTGATGGCCTGGTCGATCCACTTCTGCGCCCGCGCCGCGACCTCGAGGAAGGCGTAGGGCGAGAGCTGGAAGCTCGTCTTGTAGGCCGCGCGGATCTCCTCGGGAATCGCGGTGATGCCCTGGATGTCGCCCTGGCTGCGCAGGATGTCCTCACGCACGCGCTCCCACAGCCCGCGCTCGCGCAGCGCCTCGACGAGGTTGCGGTTGACCTCGAGGAACTTGCCCGAGCTGGTCGAGCGGCTGAAGATCTGCGAGAACTGCGGGTCGAGACCCGGGGTCGTGCCGGCCACGAGGCCGATCGACGCCGTCGGGGCGATCGCCATCAGGGTGGCGTTGCGCATGCCGCCCTTGACCTTCTCGCGGAGGGCATCCCAGTCGAGACGCGTGGTGCGGTTGACCTGCACCTCGACACCGCGGTCGGCCTCGGTGAGGTCGATCGTGTCGATCGGAACGAGGCCCTGCGACCACCGGCTGCCCGCGAAGTTCTGGTACGAGCCGCGCTCGCGGGCGAGGTCGGCCGACTCGTCGATGGCGGCGTACGAGACGTGCTCCATGATCTCGTCGATGAGGTCGAACGCCTCCTCCGAGTCGTACGAGTAGCCGAGCTTCTCGACGACGTCGGTGAAGCCCATGACCCCCAGACCGATGGCGCGGTTGGTCTGGTTGGCGTGGTCGGCCTCGTCGACGCTCGACACCGTGATGTCGATCAGGTTGTCGAGCTGGCGCACCGCCTGGCGGGCGCTCTCGTCGATCTTCGCCCAGTCGATGCGGCCGCCCTGCTCGTCCTGGATCAGGTGCTGCGAGAGGTTGATCGAGGCGAGGTTGCAGACCGAGATGTTGTCGCGGTCCTGCGGCAGGCAGATCTCGGTGCAGAGGTTCGACAGGTGGATCGTGCCGGTGTTGTTGTTGATGGCGCGGTTGTTGATCGTGTCCTTCCAGGTCAGCCAGGGGTGGCTGGTCGACTGGAGGGAGATGAGGATCTGCTTGAACTGCTCGCGGGCGCCGATCTTCTTGAACATGTTGAGCTCGCCGCGCTCGGCCATCGCCACGTACTCGGCGTAGCGCTTCGAGAACTCCTTGCCGTACAGCTCGTTGAGGTCGGCGACCTCGAGCGGGTCGAAGAGGTACCAGTCCTCGTCGTTCTGCACGCGCTTCATGAACTCGTCGCTGATCCAGACCGCGGTGTTGGCGGTGCGGGTGCGGCGGTAGGGGTCACCCGAGTTCTGACGCAGGTCGAGGAACTCCGGGAAGTCCATGTGCCAGTTCTCCATGTAGAAGCACAGGGCACCGAACTTCTTGCCGCCGCGGCTGACCGCGCGCAGCACCGAGTCGATCGTGTGCATGAACGGGATCGGCCCGGTCGAGGTGGTGTTGTTCGAGCGGATGGGCGAGCCCTGGGCGCGCAGCTTGGTGACCGAGAGGCCGATTCCGCCGGTGCCCTTCGTGAGCCACATGACATCACGCACGCTCTTGGCGATGTGCTCGATGTCGTCCTGCATCTCCATGACGAAGCAGTTCGACAGCTGCGGGTAGCTGGTGCCCGCGTTGACCAGGGTCGAGCCGGCGGCGAGGTACTCGAGCTTCGACATCTTCGAGTAGAAGGCGATGGCGTGCGAGGTGGGGTCGGCCTCGTTGAGCGAGAGGCCCATGGCCACGCGCATCCAGAAGTACTGCGGGGTCT comes from the Microcella frigidaquae genome and includes:
- a CDS encoding amidohydrolase, producing the protein MPHADLLFLGGVVYAGPGRGAVPSAVQVAVVDGRIAAVDADLSAWRGPATEVVDLAGGMLHAGFVDAHIHPIQGGLERLGCDLSEGSSAEDYARLIADFAQLNPPRGCDASRAWITGGGWAMSAFAGGTPSAAELDAIEPIRPVFLYNRDHHGAWANSAALALAGIAADTPDPADGRIERLPDGSPQGTLHEGAAGLVAAVAPAATPDDEYAALLEAQRYAHSFGITAWQDAIVGDYFGASDTALVYRRALAAGRLTVDVVGALWWDRARGVEQVPELVARREAHSAELGPASRFRLSAVKIMADGVVENGTAAMLEPYLGAAGESEHPTGIAFVGGQALVDAIMALDAAGFSAHVHVIGDRAVRDALDAFAAAASANDWATRAPTDARRHHLAHLQFVHPDDVARFAELGVTANMQALWACNEPQMRELTVPLVGAERAATQYPFASILRASAPSRLDQMTENLGVEVEFTARGRQDSVIRQDGRPVGVDARPRLCAGSDWPVSTPDPWQAIHVAVNRTLPADDPEHDPETLLAHEALTLAEALDAYTAGSAFINGRGPGDAEVTGIIEVGAVADLAATDRDPFAGTVASIHATRNVGTWVAGRRVFG
- a CDS encoding type II toxin-antitoxin system VapC family toxin, producing MLYLDTSAAVKLLIDEKESFALRAYLSDHDWASSALVRTELVRALLRVDPSVVPRALDLLAQGNLLVIDTPVLDTAARLSPPSLRSLDAIHLASALELRDELTAFVAYDDRLLAAASALGMPVASPVR
- the istB gene encoding IS21-like element helper ATPase IstB yields the protein MATSKTSSESVKQITYLAAALKAPRIVEAATRLADQARDASWTHEDYLAAVLEREVSARNASGAELRIKAAALPTRKTLEDFDWDAQPATRQQIAALASGAFLTEARNVVLLGPPGTGKTHLATALGIVAARAGHRVLFATATDWVTRLTDAHRQGRLPQELARLRRYGLIIVDEVGYLPIEQDAANLFFQLVSSRYEHASLILTSNLPFSSWGNVFGDQAVAAAMIDRIVHHADVLTLKGASYRLRGRGIDSLPSSRTTTDNTAG
- a CDS encoding ribonucleoside-diphosphate reductase subunit alpha codes for the protein MSSITVVKRDGSREPYDANKINLAIERAAEGLPDQVAWVTQIASELELTLFDGITTQQLDEAVIQVALQNVKDDPAFDVVAARLLLKTIYKRVLGDYENAAELRELHRAHFADYIRRGVDEVLLDSRFPELFDLDALADVLDPQNDELLKYIGVVTLNNRYGIKARNGEPLETPQYFWMRVAMGLSLNEADPTSHAIAFYSKMSKLEYLAAGSTLVNAGTSYPQLSNCFVMEMQDDIEHIAKSVRDVMWLTKGTGGIGLSVTKLRAQGSPIRSNNTTSTGPIPFMHTIDSVLRAVSRGGKKFGALCFYMENWHMDFPEFLDLRQNSGDPYRRTRTANTAVWISDEFMKRVQNDEDWYLFDPLEVADLNELYGKEFSKRYAEYVAMAERGELNMFKKIGAREQFKQILISLQSTSHPWLTWKDTINNRAINNNTGTIHLSNLCTEICLPQDRDNISVCNLASINLSQHLIQDEQGGRIDWAKIDESARQAVRQLDNLIDITVSSVDEADHANQTNRAIGLGVMGFTDVVEKLGYSYDSEEAFDLIDEIMEHVSYAAIDESADLARERGSYQNFAGSRWSQGLVPIDTIDLTEADRGVEVQVNRTTRLDWDALREKVKGGMRNATLMAIAPTASIGLVAGTTPGLDPQFSQIFSRSTSSGKFLEVNRNLVEALRERGLWERVREDILRSQGDIQGITAIPEEIRAAYKTSFQLSPYAFLEVAARAQKWIDQAISRNMYLETRDVDDMVDIYTAAWKKGVKTTYYLHMKPRHTAEQSTVKVNKAEAIAGTGAPKKGFGAAAGASAGDAAAEPAAAPARKGFGFGGAVKAGE
- a CDS encoding IS5 family transposase (programmed frameshift), producing the protein MSRTRLLSDSSWSRLEPLMPTASAKGGRPFQDHRRVVEAIIWRFRTGSPWRDLPAEFGPWQTAWKRHRRYSGDGTWDKIHAELLSEADSVGKIDWSVSVDSTVNRAHQHSTNLTRDTGGPSNYRNLRREPADHGIGRSRGGLSSKLHQLVDGHGLPLVVLVGPGQAGDAPMFPVLMAHLHVARRGPGRPRSRPDRVRADKAYSSRAIRHHLRSRGIVAVIPEPADQRGHRSRRGSHGGRPVSYDVIDYRHRNVVERGFSDTKQWRGLATRYDKLALTYRGGAVLRAITLWLKQLGDTPRPSHAESA
- a CDS encoding ribonucleotide-diphosphate reductase subunit beta, whose amino-acid sequence is MGILGTGIQEGLLLKPVTYKWAMDLYDQAVANTWFPNEVQLGEDIADFKKMTDEERHAITFLMSYFNPNELLVNKALAFGVYPYVKAPEAHLYLAKQMWEEANHCMSFEYVLETFPIDRAAAYDSHIDVPSMARKEEFEVTFIRRMTEDTLDITTTEGKQDFIRNLVAYNVILEGIWFYSGFMVALSFRQRNLLRNFGSLVDWIVRDESLHLKFGINLILTVLEENPDLQTPEFAAEIRQMILDAVEMEEAYNHDLLPNGILGLNANYINQYVKYLADRRLEELGFEPEYNVSNPAKWMATANDTLQLVNFFESTNTSYEVNAKTSA
- a CDS encoding type II toxin-antitoxin system Phd/YefM family antitoxin; this translates as MERIGVRELRQNASTYLDRVKQGESIEVTERGVPVAIIGPVPMVKKSRVQELIDERRMTPGRGGSAAWLAANPPTPINPEYGGPSIADLLDEQREERL